A genomic region of Bacteroidota bacterium contains the following coding sequences:
- a CDS encoding methyltransferase has translation MIRLSKLFKVYNGLASSNVTIVSDALENFIPYIRPAKTLQRTIAGYVDQRTVPSRHIYPTETIYVSTDGEGSHTYAYVSSYNFIPNSNVAVLIPKIELTLNQKLYYAKCITLNRYKFSYGRKPKGERLSSISIPEINEIPSWVSDFNTDIFLSVSKPKNLDKKVSIPVFKELTTLDSLFNLENGIGKVGLKEKEIRFNNSIIYVRPASSFKRTLRSFIDRDSVVKNKIYPVGTLFVSTNGEGSHSYSYVSTEEIVPNSDVSVLIPKQPMSIEVKLFYAQCITANRYLFSYGRKPKGARLLNIKVPDVRGSEDRVVDFINSLKYSSVI, from the coding sequence ATGATTAGACTATCAAAACTATTTAAGGTTTATAATGGTTTAGCTTCAAGCAATGTTACAATTGTCTCGGATGCTTTAGAAAATTTCATTCCATATATTAGACCTGCCAAAACTCTACAAAGAACTATTGCGGGCTATGTAGACCAGCGTACTGTTCCATCTAGGCATATATATCCAACAGAGACAATATATGTATCTACGGATGGAGAGGGCAGTCATACTTATGCATATGTTTCCAGTTATAATTTTATTCCAAATAGTAACGTTGCAGTGTTAATTCCAAAAATAGAATTAACACTGAATCAGAAACTTTATTACGCTAAATGTATAACACTTAATAGATACAAATTTTCATACGGTAGAAAACCCAAAGGAGAAAGGCTGTCATCGATTTCTATTCCTGAAATAAATGAAATTCCTTCATGGGTTTCTGATTTTAATACAGATATTTTTCTTAGTGTATCTAAACCAAAAAATCTAGACAAAAAAGTTTCAATTCCAGTTTTTAAGGAATTAACTACACTTGATTCATTATTTAATTTAGAGAATGGAATTGGTAAGGTTGGCTTAAAAGAGAAAGAAATTCGTTTCAATAATTCAATAATATATGTTCGCCCAGCAAGTTCATTTAAAAGAACATTAAGAAGTTTTATTGACAGAGATAGTGTTGTTAAGAATAAAATATATCCTGTAGGTACTTTATTTGTATCTACAAATGGAGAAGGAAGTCATTCGTATAGTTACGTGTCAACGGAGGAGATAGTGCCTAATAGTGATGTATCCGTATTAATACCAAAGCAACCAATGAGTATAGAAGTAAAATTATTTTATGCCCAATGTATTACTGCAAACAGATATTTGTTTTCATACGGTAGAAAACCAAAAGGAGCCAGATTACTAAACATAAAAGTTCCAGATGTAAGAGGTAGTGAAGATAGAGTAGTGGATTTTATCAATTCATTAAAATATAGTAGTGTAATATAA
- a CDS encoding N-6 DNA methylase, translated as MSKNERVTENIVRDLLKSTKYFEAENGIVIEEQKSNIKRVQNLLKSASKAKTGKGGYPEFIISWDSDPNFLIVVECKADIKKHESANLDNPKDYAVDGVLHYAKHLSKEYSVLAIAVSGMNTDSLIVSNYLIPCGTKKHKVLKNEEGIEVKDIISFDDYYRLSAFDPDIERKRHEDLIAFAKELHEFIWTTAKISEEDKPLLVSGTLIALMNSPFLNSFKFYNAEDMPRKWLEAIKDELDKAEIPQAKKDTMLQPYASVAGQPNLGKADSKIAKKHPQGVLYEVIKEINDNVWPFISVYHNFDVVGHFYGEFLKYTAGDKKALGIVLTPRHITELFCEIGNVNKNDTVIDICAGTGAFLISAMHSMLKTAITDDERKEIKKHRLIGIENSPKMFALAASNMILRGDGKANLHQGSCFDDAIIKSIKERNKEKNEIFSNKKLEQPNIGLLNPPYSQSKSDAELHELYFVKHMLDLLQPNGIGIAIIPVGCVISKNQVKHELLKRHTLKAVMSMPSELFHTAGAVTCIVVFEAHKPHKTSKLKTWFGYWREDGFVKTKNLGRIDPNNQWSVIKESWIEAYRNNEVHPGKSVTAYVEADDEWIAEAYLETDYSTIGKEDFEEMIRNYAMFKMVNNGQDD; from the coding sequence AGATTTACTTAAAAGCACAAAATATTTTGAAGCTGAAAATGGAATTGTAATAGAAGAGCAAAAATCTAACATTAAAAGAGTTCAGAATCTGCTGAAATCTGCAAGTAAAGCAAAAACGGGAAAAGGCGGGTATCCTGAATTTATTATATCTTGGGACTCAGACCCAAATTTTTTAATTGTTGTTGAGTGTAAAGCTGACATAAAGAAGCATGAAAGTGCAAATCTTGACAACCCAAAAGACTATGCGGTTGATGGTGTTTTACATTATGCAAAACATTTATCTAAGGAATACTCTGTTTTGGCTATAGCTGTTAGCGGAATGAATACCGATTCACTCATTGTTTCAAATTATTTGATCCCCTGCGGTACTAAAAAACATAAAGTCCTGAAAAATGAAGAAGGAATTGAAGTGAAGGATATAATTTCATTTGATGATTATTATAGACTGTCAGCATTTGACCCAGACATAGAAAGGAAAAGACATGAAGACCTAATTGCTTTTGCAAAAGAATTGCATGAGTTTATTTGGACAACAGCTAAAATTTCAGAAGAAGATAAACCATTGCTTGTTAGTGGTACGTTGATTGCCTTAATGAATTCTCCATTTCTAAATTCATTTAAGTTTTATAATGCCGAGGATATGCCTCGAAAATGGTTAGAAGCAATTAAAGATGAATTAGATAAGGCTGAAATTCCTCAGGCAAAAAAGGATACTATGCTACAACCTTATGCTAGTGTAGCAGGCCAACCAAATTTGGGAAAAGCTGACTCTAAAATAGCAAAAAAACATCCTCAAGGAGTACTGTATGAAGTCATTAAAGAAATCAATGATAATGTATGGCCTTTCATTAGTGTCTACCATAATTTTGATGTGGTAGGTCATTTTTACGGGGAATTTTTGAAATATACAGCAGGAGACAAGAAAGCTCTTGGTATTGTGCTAACTCCAAGACATATAACAGAGCTTTTTTGTGAAATAGGTAATGTAAATAAAAATGATACGGTTATTGATATTTGTGCAGGTACAGGTGCTTTTTTAATTTCGGCCATGCACTCAATGTTAAAAACAGCAATTACAGATGATGAAAGAAAAGAAATAAAAAAGCATCGACTTATTGGTATAGAAAATAGCCCTAAAATGTTTGCTTTAGCAGCTAGTAATATGATATTAAGAGGGGATGGTAAAGCTAACCTACATCAAGGAAGTTGTTTTGATGATGCAATCATAAAATCAATAAAGGAGCGAAACAAGGAGAAAAATGAGATTTTTTCGAATAAGAAACTTGAGCAACCTAATATTGGTTTATTAAATCCACCTTATTCGCAGTCCAAAAGTGATGCTGAATTACATGAGCTTTACTTTGTTAAACATATGCTTGATTTACTTCAACCTAATGGAATTGGTATTGCAATTATACCTGTCGGTTGTGTAATATCAAAAAATCAGGTCAAACATGAACTATTAAAAAGACATACTTTAAAAGCAGTTATGTCTATGCCAAGTGAACTGTTTCATACTGCTGGTGCAGTTACTTGCATTGTAGTTTTTGAGGCACATAAACCACATAAAACTTCAAAACTTAAGACATGGTTTGGGTACTGGAGAGAAGATGGGTTTGTTAAAACAAAAAACTTGGGACGTATTGACCCAAATAATCAGTGGTCTGTAATTAAAGAATCTTGGATTGAAGCTTATAGAAATAATGAGGTGCATCCAGGGAAATCTGTTACTGCATATGTAGAAGCTGATGATGAATGGATTGCAGAAGCCTACTTAGAAACAGATTATTCAACGATAGGAAAAGAAGATTTTGAGGAAATGATTAGAAATTACGCAATGTTTAAGATGGTAAATAATGGGCAAGATGATTAG